A region of the Kiritimatiellia bacterium genome:
GGCTGGTGCCCGTGAACCGGAAGTATCCCGTGGCGCGGGTGATCGAGGCCGTCCGCGAATACACGGAAAAGACGCGGCGCCGAGTCTCGTTCGAGTACGTTCTGCTCCAGGGGGTGAACGACCAGCCCGCGCGGGCGCAGGAACTGGCCCGCCTGCTGAAGGGTACGGCGGCCCGGCCGGGCGTGAAGCTGTGCCACGTGAATCTCATCCCTTGGAACCCCGTGCCCGGGGAGCCGTTGAAACCGTCCGAGCGGCAGCGCGTGCTGGATTTCCAGGCGGTCCTGGAACGTCATCGCGTCGCCTGCACGGTGCGCGCGCAGCGCGGGGTGGACATCGCCGCCGCCTGCGGGCAGTTAGCCGGGGGGCTGCAGTAGGGGCGTCGCTTGCGACGCCCGGCGTTCCGCGGCGGCGACGAGCCAGATGCTGACCTCGTAGAGCCCGATCAGGGGCGTCGCCATCAGCACCTGCGAGACCACGTCGGGCGGCGTCATGACCATCCCGATAACCAGGGCGGCGACGACGGCATGCCGGCGGCGCCGTCGCAACTGCGCCGAGGTCAGGAAGCCCATGCGGCCCAGCGCGACGAGGACCACGGGCAGTTCGAAGACCAGCCCGAACCCGATCAGCAGCGGCACGGCGAAGGCGAGGTAGTTTGTGATGGTCCATTCCGCGCGCACGCCCATCCACCCGTGAAGCCCGAACATCATCTTGAGGGCGACGGGCAGCGCGTAGGCGTAGCCCAGCATCAGGCCGCCGGAAAAAAGAACCACCGCGAATCCGAACATCCGGGCCACGGTGCGCTTCTCGTGTTCAAAGAGCCCGGGGAAAACAAATCGCCCGATGAACAGCACGAGGAACGGGCTGCTCAACAACAGCCCGGCCCAGGCCGCCAGGCGAAGGCTCGCGGAAAACGCGCCGCCGACTTCCAGCGACCGCAGGAAGTCCGTGGTGTTCGCCGTGACCCCCGAGAGCGGGCGGGTCAGAAGCTGCATGATCTTCGGGGCAAAGGGATACGCGACGACCACGCCCAGCAGCAGCGCCAGGGCGCAGCGGACCACGGTCCAGCGCAGATCCTCGAGGTGATCCAGGAAGGGCTTCACCTCCGACGGGGCGGCCGGTTTATCCGGCAGGATCATGGTCCCGGTCCTTTTCCGGAGGCGGCGGGGGCGGCGCGGGGGGCGGTTCCTCGGCGCCCCGCCGCAGTTCATCGGTCACGTCGCGCGCGGCGCGGCGGAACTCCTCGAGGGCGCGGCCCAGGCTTCGGGCCAAATCCGGCAGCCGCTTGGCGCCGAAGAGCACGAGGGCGACGATAAAAATCAGCAGCAACTCGCCGCCGCCGGCGTTCCCGGTCAGGAAGGCCAGGCTGACATTCCCGCTCATGCTTGTTATTCCCGTCTCCAACGCAAAAGCCCCGGCGCCTGCCGGGGCTTTCGCGGCCATACCATCGGCGTTGCGGGTTTACTGGAACAGGATGAACTCACCGCGCCGGTTCTGGCTCCAGGACTCGTCGTCATGCCCCATGGACACCGGTTGCTCCTCGCCGAGGCTCTTCGTCTGAATGCGATCGCCGTCGATGCCCAGGCCCACCAGGTAGGCGCGGACGGCCAGCGCGCGGCGCTCGCCCAGCGCCAGGTTGTACTCGTTGCTGCCCCGCTCGTCCGCGTGGCCTTCGACGACCAGGCCGGCCTGCGAGCCCTGGAGCGAACTGGCCACCGCGTCGAGCTTGGAGCGTTCCGAGTCCTTGATCTGCGAGCTGTCGTAATCGAAATACACGGGGGTGAACTGGCCGCGGGTCCCCTCGCCTTCCCACCGAGGCCCCAGGCTGTCCATGCCCTCGCCGTACAAATCGCTGCCGACCACGCCGCCGACATTATCGACGCCGGCCAGGCCGCCTTTCGGCGCGCGCTTCTTACACCCGCTGCCCGATACCATCAGCAATGCCGCCGCCGCCACCATCCACCCTCGCATCTGCATCTTCATTCTCCTGTTTGTTGACTAAGAAAACGGTTCAAATATCAAGGCGCCCACGAGGGAGAAAACCAATCCCCGGAAGCGTCGAGTAAAGGTATGGGGGGATCGCCCATGGTGTCAACTAGATAGATGGCGGAGCGGTAGCCGACCGTCCGGGCGCAGGCGATGTGCCGCCCGTCGGGCGCCCAGGAGGGATCCTCGTAATCGGCGCCGTCGGCGGTGATCTGGCGGATTTCCTGGGTATCCGGGTTCATGATGCAGACCTGGTACCGGCCGCCCAGCTTCGAGGAAAACGCGATCCAGCCGTTCGCGCCCCAGTCGGGCGCGACGTTTTCCGAGCCGCGGCTGGTCAGGCGCTGGCCGCGGCCGCCGGAGCGGGAGATCATGTAGAGCTGCGGGGTGCCCGCCTGGTCGGAGACGTAGACGATCCGGTTGCCGTCGGGGGACCAGGCCGGGCTGGCCTCCGCGGCCTGCGCCGTCGCGGTCAGCCGGGTCAGGGAGCCGCCGCTCTTCACGAACAGCTCCGGGTTGCCCGTGCGCGACAGGATCAGCGCCATGTCGCGGCCGTTCGGCGCGACGGCCCCGCCCGTGTTCAAGCCGGGATAGTTGGCCACGATCTTCCGCGCGCCGCTGCCGACGTCGATCGAGTAGACGTCCGGGTAGCCGCGCAGGTAGGAGGTGTAGACGATGGTCTTCCCGTCGGGGCTCCACCGCGGGGCCAGGCTGATGCGGCGGTCCTGCGTCAGTTGCACGAGCCCGGCGCCGTCCGCGTCGCAGAGATAGAGCTCCTTGTTCTTCGTCCGGTTCCCGACGAGGACGAGCCGGCCCGAGTTCAGGCCCTTGCGGCCGGTGACGGCCAGGATGATGTCATCGGCCGCGCGGTGCGCCATCCGACGGGCCTCCGCGGAGGAAGCCGGGTAGCTCTTGCTCATGAAGCTCTGGCGGGTCGTGGCGTGGAGCACGTAGATCGTGGCGTTGATCGAGCCGCCCGACTCCGCGCACTGGCCCTGCAAGACCACCTCCCCGCGGCCGGGCGCGGTGAGGGAGAACCAGCCCGAGCGCGCGAGGTCGTCCTGCAAGGTCTTGCGGAACGTCGCGGCGCCCGCGGTCGGCGCGGCCTGGAAGGCCGCCAGGTCCAGGCCCGTCTTCTGCCCAGCGCCCTTGGTCACCACCACCTGGGCCCGGGCCGAAACCGCCCCCCATCCCGCCACGATCAAAAGCCAAAGCCATTTCTTCATCCGTTCTCTCCGTTGCGCGCGTACTGTAATTAAAACGCCGGGGAGGGCAAGACTGCAATCGAAGGGCTCGTTGCGTTCGGCTCGCCGGAGGCTCGCCCTCCAGCAGGAATACACGGATATGGAGGGCGAGCGTCCCCGCGAGCCGATACATTTCACCGCGCCCGGCCTACAGCCCTCCGGCGCTCAAGTCGAAGGTGATGTCGATGTCCTTCGAGGCCACGCCCCATTGCTCCGGCAAGGGCCTCAACTTCGACACGGCGTTCACGGCCTTCATCACGGAATCGTCCATCAGGGCGTTGCCGGACGTCTTGGCCAGCGTGCGCCGGGTTATCATCCCGCTCTTCTCGACGCGGATCAGGACGATCGCGCGCAGCCCGGCGGGCACGGCCGGGCCGCTGGGCTGGTTCCACGCGTCGTACATCGCCTGCTTCACGAGCGCGTAGTACCAGGCCTCGGGAAACGTGTCCGACGGAATGGAGGTCCGATCGGAGATCTTCGCCCCGGCCGCGAGAAGCTTGCGAATCTCCTCCGGCGAGAGCTTCGGCTGGTCGGGCTTGGGCGGCTCGCGCGTGACGCGCTTGGTGCTTTTCTGGACCTGGGGCCTGGGCTTCGGCTTGATTTCCTCGGGGATATCCTTCGGCGGCTCGGGCGCCGGGGGCTGCGGCGCCGTCGAGGCCTCCACCACGTCCGCGGGGATGTCCGGCAAGGCGATGGTCAGGTCGATGACGACGATATCCCGCCGCTGCCGGCGGAACCACCAGTTGGCCACGAGCGGCGCGATGACCACGCCGAGGATGAGCACGGTGTGAACGATCGTGCTGATCTTGAGCGACTTGCGGAACCGCACGTCCATGGAGCGTTATTTCCCGTCCGGCGAGGTCACCAGCGCCATGCGCGCGATCTTGGCCTCTCGCAGGATATTGAGGATCTCCACGAGCTTCCCGTACGCGATCTTCTCGTCGGCGCGGACCAGGACGATGGTCTCGGGGTCGGCCCGCCCCATGTCCGTCATCTCCGCCGCCAGCGCCTCGCGCTCGATGGGCTGGCGGTCGAGGTACAGGTGCCCCTCGATATCGAGGGTGATGGTCCGCATCTGGCGCTGGTCAAGGTCGTCGGCCTTGCCGCGGGGCAGGTTGACGTAGATGCCCTGCTCGAGCAGCGGGAACGTGATGATGAAGGTGATCAGGAGCAGGAAGGTCAGGTCGATCAAGGGAGTCATGTTGATCTCCTTGATCTCCTGCAGCGCCAGCATGGAGGTTCGACGGGCCATCCGGGGCTCCCTACTCCCTTACGAACATGCGCTGCAACTCGGCTACGAATTCCTGCGCGAAGTTGTCCATCTGGACCGCCAGCTCGCGGATCTTGCTGGCGAGGATGTTGTAGCCGATGGCGGACGGGAGGGCGACGAGCAGGCCCACCACGGTCGTCAGCAGGGCGCCGGAGATGCCGGGCGCCACGGCGGAGAGGTTCGCCGCGCCGCTGACGGCCATGGCGCTGAAGGCGTCCAGCACGCCCCAGACCGTGCCGAGCAGGCCGAGCAGAGGGCTGGCGCTGACCGCGGTCGCCAGGAAGCCCATCCGGCTCTCGAGTTCCAAGGCCTGGTCGGCGACGGTGCGCTCCGTGACGCGGCGGACGACCTCGACCTGGAGCTGGTTGAGCCGGTAGTCCTCGAACCGGTTTCCGGCCGCGAACAGGTCGCCGGCATGGCGGTGCCCGTCGTTCAATTCCCCGCCGAGGGCGAGGCAGCCGGCCTCGTAGACCTTGTAGATCGGGCTCTCCGCGAACGCGTGGCGCTTGAGGTAGAGCGAGAGCGGGTGCGCCTCGCCGCGGAACGCGAGCTGGAAACG
Encoded here:
- a CDS encoding twin-arginine translocase TatA/TatE family subunit, which produces MSGNVSLAFLTGNAGGGELLLIFIVALVLFGAKRLPDLARSLGRALEEFRRAARDVTDELRRGAEEPPPAPPPPPPEKDRDHDPAG
- a CDS encoding OmpA family protein, with the translated sequence MQMRGWMVAAAALLMVSGSGCKKRAPKGGLAGVDNVGGVVGSDLYGEGMDSLGPRWEGEGTRGQFTPVYFDYDSSQIKDSERSKLDAVASSLQGSQAGLVVEGHADERGSNEYNLALGERRALAVRAYLVGLGIDGDRIQTKSLGEEQPVSMGHDDESWSQNRRGEFILFQ
- a CDS encoding biopolymer transporter ExbD, giving the protein MARRTSMLALQEIKEINMTPLIDLTFLLLITFIITFPLLEQGIYVNLPRGKADDLDQRQMRTITLDIEGHLYLDRQPIEREALAAEMTDMGRADPETIVLVRADEKIAYGKLVEILNILREAKIARMALVTSPDGK
- a CDS encoding MotA/TolQ/ExbB proton channel family protein, with amino-acid sequence MNPFFFSEVFVGDFGILNLPLASLFTAFRTSSLMSGKLIVVILIVASIFAWSVMVTKYLDLIRAQRASRRFQLAFRGEAHPLSLYLKRHAFAESPIYKVYEAGCLALGGELNDGHRHAGDLFAAGNRFEDYRLNQLQVEVVRRVTERTVADQALELESRMGFLATAVSASPLLGLLGTVWGVLDAFSAMAVSGAANLSAVAPGISGALLTTVVGLLVALPSAIGYNILASKIRELAVQMDNFAQEFVAELQRMFVRE
- a CDS encoding PD40 domain-containing protein, producing the protein MKKWLWLLIVAGWGAVSARAQVVVTKGAGQKTGLDLAAFQAAPTAGAATFRKTLQDDLARSGWFSLTAPGRGEVVLQGQCAESGGSINATIYVLHATTRQSFMSKSYPASSAEARRMAHRAADDIILAVTGRKGLNSGRLVLVGNRTKNKELYLCDADGAGLVQLTQDRRISLAPRWSPDGKTIVYTSYLRGYPDVYSIDVGSGARKIVANYPGLNTGGAVAPNGRDMALILSRTGNPELFVKSGGSLTRLTATAQAAEASPAWSPDGNRIVYVSDQAGTPQLYMISRSGGRGQRLTSRGSENVAPDWGANGWIAFSSKLGGRYQVCIMNPDTQEIRQITADGADYEDPSWAPDGRHIACARTVGYRSAIYLVDTMGDPPIPLLDASGDWFSPSWAP
- a CDS encoding TonB C-terminal domain-containing protein; translation: MDVRFRKSLKISTIVHTVLILGVVIAPLVANWWFRRQRRDIVVIDLTIALPDIPADVVEASTAPQPPAPEPPKDIPEEIKPKPRPQVQKSTKRVTREPPKPDQPKLSPEEIRKLLAAGAKISDRTSIPSDTFPEAWYYALVKQAMYDAWNQPSGPAVPAGLRAIVLIRVEKSGMITRRTLAKTSGNALMDDSVMKAVNAVSKLRPLPEQWGVASKDIDITFDLSAGGL
- the tatC gene encoding twin-arginine translocase subunit TatC — protein: MILPDKPAAPSEVKPFLDHLEDLRWTVVRCALALLLGVVVAYPFAPKIMQLLTRPLSGVTANTTDFLRSLEVGGAFSASLRLAAWAGLLLSSPFLVLFIGRFVFPGLFEHEKRTVARMFGFAVVLFSGGLMLGYAYALPVALKMMFGLHGWMGVRAEWTITNYLAFAVPLLIGFGLVFELPVVLVALGRMGFLTSAQLRRRRRHAVVAALVIGMVMTPPDVVSQVLMATPLIGLYEVSIWLVAAAERRASQATPLLQPPG